A genomic segment from Bradyrhizobium sp. CB1015 encodes:
- the cysE gene encoding serine O-acetyltransferase, giving the protein MAVHQVNPGGKLASLDPIWDRIRSEAEDIVRREPELATFIYSAVLHHGRLEDSVVHRVADRLDHSALSGDLVRQAYIEALRDDPDIGNAFRADLVAVYDRDPATSRFIDPLLYFKGFHAIQTHRLAHWLYLKGRKDFAYYLQSRSSAVFQTDINPAARIGRGIFLDHATGFVCGETAVIEDDVSILHGVTLGGTGKENEDRHPKIRHGVLIGAGAKILGNIEIGHCARIAAGSVVVKPVPHNVTVAGVPAKIVGEAGCAEPSRTMDQMINAMGL; this is encoded by the coding sequence ATGGCAGTGCATCAGGTCAATCCGGGAGGAAAGCTCGCATCGCTCGATCCGATCTGGGACCGGATCCGCAGCGAAGCGGAGGACATCGTCCGCCGCGAGCCGGAGCTTGCGACCTTCATCTATTCGGCGGTGCTGCATCACGGCCGGCTGGAAGATTCGGTGGTCCACCGCGTCGCCGACCGGCTCGATCATTCCGCGCTGTCGGGCGATCTCGTGCGCCAGGCTTATATCGAGGCGCTGCGCGACGACCCTGATATCGGCAACGCCTTCCGCGCCGACCTCGTTGCTGTCTACGACCGCGATCCCGCGACCTCGCGCTTCATCGATCCCTTGCTCTACTTCAAGGGCTTTCACGCCATCCAGACCCATCGCCTCGCGCACTGGCTCTATCTGAAGGGCCGCAAGGATTTCGCCTATTACCTTCAGAGCCGATCGTCGGCGGTGTTCCAGACCGACATCAATCCCGCCGCGCGCATCGGCCGCGGCATCTTCCTCGACCACGCCACCGGCTTCGTCTGCGGCGAGACGGCTGTCATCGAAGACGACGTCTCGATCCTGCACGGCGTCACGCTCGGCGGCACGGGCAAGGAGAACGAAGACCGTCACCCCAAGATTCGTCACGGCGTCTTGATCGGCGCCGGCGCAAAGATCCTCGGCAATATCGAGATCGGCCATTGCGCGCGCATCGCCGCGGGCTCGGTCGTGGTCAAGCCGGTGCCGCACAATGTCACGGTCGCGGGCGT